In one Ornithinimicrobium pratense genomic region, the following are encoded:
- a CDS encoding DinB family protein produces the protein MTTIFDPMDRAQTPLVADEKAMLLGMLAFQRDTLRWKCSGLTAEQLAFEHAPSELSLGGLLKHLAVVEVSWVRMTFAGGDDLPAWKTQRREGQDGWSLRTTAGETPQVLFRWLTEAQQLTERIVGEAPSLQALSQEMPYGEPCSLRWVLLHLVQEYGRHLGHADLIREAIDGTVGI, from the coding sequence GTGACGACGATCTTCGATCCTATGGACCGCGCTCAGACGCCTTTGGTGGCTGATGAGAAGGCCATGCTGCTGGGGATGCTTGCATTCCAGCGGGACACGCTTCGCTGGAAATGCTCGGGCCTGACAGCAGAGCAGCTTGCTTTTGAGCATGCGCCGAGCGAGCTGTCGCTCGGCGGCCTGCTCAAGCACCTGGCGGTCGTGGAGGTCTCGTGGGTGCGCATGACGTTCGCCGGCGGCGACGACTTACCAGCGTGGAAGACGCAGCGGCGGGAGGGGCAGGACGGCTGGAGCCTTCGAACCACCGCCGGGGAGACACCGCAGGTGCTGTTCCGCTGGCTCACGGAGGCACAGCAGCTCACCGAACGTATCGTCGGTGAGGCACCGAGTCTGCAGGCACTGTCCCAGGAGATGCCATATGGAGAACCCTGCTCGCTGCGGTGGGTCCTGTTGCACCTGGTGCAGGAGTACGGCCGTCACCTGGGCCATGCCGACCTGATCAGAGAGGCGATCGACGGCACGGTCGGCATCTAG
- a CDS encoding ribbon-helix-helix domain-containing protein yields MKVSVSLSEEDLAALDRYVEEAGLESRSAAVQQAIRRLQDPQLEAAYAAAWEEWAVAGDEDAWASASSDGLTDAAR; encoded by the coding sequence ATGAAGGTGAGCGTGAGTCTGAGCGAGGAGGATCTCGCGGCCCTCGACCGGTACGTCGAAGAAGCTGGCCTTGAGTCGAGGTCCGCTGCCGTCCAGCAGGCCATTCGCCGCCTGCAAGACCCGCAGCTGGAGGCGGCCTATGCCGCCGCCTGGGAGGAGTGGGCCGTCGCGGGGGACGAAGACGCGTGGGCATCAGCGTCCTCGGACGGGCTCACCGATGCTGCGCGGTGA
- the ald gene encoding alanine dehydrogenase — translation MIVGVPKEVKNHEYRVAITPIGVHELIERGHQVVIEEGAGTGSEITDQEYVGAGARIVGTAEDAWGTDGGVDLVLKVKEPVAEEYPRMREGLTLFTYLHLAADKPLTEELLRRKVTAIAYETVQLPSGGLPLLYPMSEVAGCLAPQVGAHALMKANGGRGVLLGGVGGVANAKVVIIGAGVSGQNAANIALGMGAEVTLLDTDLDKLRMSFWRYNNRVQGLASSKLAIEQQVMQADMVIGAVLIPGAAAPKLVSNDLVSRMKPRSVLVDIAIDQGGCFAGSRATTHADPTYEVHDSVFYCVANMPGAVPNTSTYALTNATLPYTAALADKGWKLAMSADASLAKGLNTHAGQLTIRPVGEALNIESVALDAALA, via the coding sequence GTGATTGTCGGTGTCCCCAAAGAGGTCAAGAACCACGAGTACCGGGTTGCCATCACACCCATCGGGGTGCACGAGCTCATCGAACGCGGGCACCAGGTCGTCATCGAGGAGGGCGCCGGAACGGGCTCCGAGATTACCGATCAGGAGTACGTGGGCGCTGGTGCCAGGATCGTGGGCACCGCGGAGGACGCCTGGGGCACTGACGGCGGCGTCGACCTCGTGCTCAAGGTCAAGGAACCCGTCGCGGAGGAGTACCCGCGGATGCGGGAGGGGCTCACCCTCTTCACGTACCTACACCTCGCCGCGGACAAGCCGCTGACTGAGGAGCTCCTGCGGCGTAAGGTCACGGCCATCGCCTACGAGACGGTGCAACTGCCTTCGGGCGGACTGCCGCTGCTCTACCCCATGTCGGAAGTCGCAGGCTGCTTGGCGCCCCAGGTCGGCGCCCACGCCCTGATGAAGGCCAACGGCGGTCGCGGGGTCCTGCTCGGCGGCGTGGGCGGCGTCGCCAATGCCAAGGTCGTCATCATTGGTGCCGGCGTATCCGGGCAGAATGCCGCCAACATCGCACTGGGCATGGGCGCCGAGGTAACGCTGCTGGACACCGACCTCGACAAGCTCCGCATGTCGTTCTGGCGCTACAACAACCGCGTCCAGGGTCTGGCCTCGTCGAAGCTTGCCATCGAGCAGCAGGTGATGCAGGCAGACATGGTCATCGGCGCCGTGCTCATCCCCGGCGCTGCCGCCCCGAAGCTGGTCAGCAACGACCTCGTGTCGCGGATGAAGCCGCGCTCGGTGCTCGTGGACATCGCCATCGATCAGGGTGGCTGCTTCGCGGGCTCGCGGGCCACGACCCACGCCGACCCCACCTACGAGGTCCACGATTCAGTCTTTTACTGCGTTGCCAACATGCCGGGCGCGGTGCCCAACACCTCCACCTACGCGCTCACGAACGCGACACTGCCATACACGGCGGCGCTGGCTGACAAGGGTTGGAAGCTGGCCATGAGTGCCGATGCCAGCCTGGCTAAGGGGCTCAACACCCATGCCGGCCAGTTGACCATCAGACCCGTCGGCGAGGCCCTGAACATCGAGTCCGTCGCGTTGGACGCAGCCCTTGCCTGA
- the mraY gene encoding phospho-N-acetylmuramoyl-pentapeptide-transferase, which translates to MVNVMLAGGFSMAIALLCTPLFIAFLVRRRYGQFIRDDLTHHHVKRGKPTMGGAVIIAAAIVGYFATHASLFVLDATGVVQVTHSRISLSALLVLFLLTGLGLVGFLDDYTKIRKERSLGLTSWQKLTGQTVVTVVFALAALLVTDEQGRAPASTAISFVRDTSLDLAFTGPVVGVILFIAWANVLIAGASNGVNITDGLDGLATGASVMVFGAYTVIGMWQYNQNCELMPGPNCYDVAGALDLAVVAAAIAGACFGFLWWNASPAKIIMGDTGSLSLGAALAGLAILTHTQLLLVILGGLFVIVTSSVIIQVISFKLTGKRVFRMAPLHHHFELLGWAEVTIVARFWIIAGICVSAGMAIFYGEWVVNL; encoded by the coding sequence ATGGTCAACGTCATGCTCGCTGGCGGCTTCTCCATGGCCATCGCGCTGCTGTGCACCCCGCTGTTCATCGCCTTCTTGGTGCGGCGCCGCTACGGACAGTTCATCCGCGACGACCTGACCCATCACCACGTCAAGCGCGGCAAGCCCACCATGGGTGGCGCGGTGATCATCGCCGCCGCGATAGTCGGCTACTTCGCCACCCACGCCAGCCTGTTCGTCCTCGACGCAACGGGTGTGGTGCAGGTGACCCACAGCCGCATCTCGCTCAGCGCGCTCCTGGTCCTGTTCCTACTCACCGGGCTGGGACTGGTCGGTTTCCTGGACGACTACACCAAGATCCGCAAGGAACGCAGCCTGGGCCTGACCTCTTGGCAAAAGCTCACCGGTCAGACGGTGGTGACCGTGGTCTTCGCCCTGGCGGCCCTGCTTGTCACCGACGAACAAGGCCGCGCCCCGGCCTCGACCGCGATCTCCTTCGTTCGCGACACCAGCCTTGACCTGGCCTTCACCGGCCCTGTCGTGGGGGTAATCCTGTTCATCGCGTGGGCCAACGTGCTGATCGCCGGGGCCTCCAACGGCGTCAACATCACCGATGGCCTAGACGGGTTGGCCACCGGGGCCTCGGTCATGGTGTTCGGCGCCTACACGGTCATCGGCATGTGGCAGTACAACCAGAACTGCGAGCTGATGCCGGGCCCGAACTGCTACGACGTGGCCGGTGCGCTGGACCTGGCCGTGGTCGCCGCGGCGATCGCCGGCGCCTGCTTCGGATTTCTGTGGTGGAACGCCTCACCGGCCAAGATCATCATGGGTGACACCGGCTCGCTGTCCCTGGGGGCTGCCCTGGCCGGGTTGGCCATCCTGACCCACACCCAGCTGCTGCTTGTGATCCTGGGCGGCCTGTTCGTCATCGTGACCTCATCGGTCATCATCCAGGTCATCAGCTTCAAGCTCACCGGCAAGAGAGTCTTCCGGATGGCACCGCTGCACCACCACTTCGAACTGCTCGGGTGGGCCGAGGTCACCATCGTCGCCAGGTTCTGGATCATCGCCGGGATCTGTGTTTCAGCCGGCATGGCCATCTTCTACGGCGAATGGGTCGTTAACCTCTAG
- a CDS encoding multidrug effflux MFS transporter, with translation MRSAPVAAPPASLRPRTEPSPLGRLLLFGALVAIGPLTIDMYLAAFPAVVDDLSTTEATVQLTLTATLVGLATGQLLIGALSDSFGRRRPLIASLILYVLVSAAIAVSSSIEVLLLLRFVQGLAGAAGMVLSQAMVRDLYSGSRMATFISRLFLVVGVAPILAPTLGAQFLIFGSWRTIFWALGAFGLLLAVLALVFVKETLSPERRRHFGPRTLWASYRVLLSDRRYVGLVLTACTAMGCLFAYISSATFVFQGLYGMTTQQYALVFAAGAGALTVTSQVNGSLVRTVHPAAVLRVALPSMLAIALALLTAALVDLGVWAIVGGIVLLMGSVGFVMPNSPSIALADHGERAGAAAALLGAANFVFGALISPVSGLFGVHSAVPMAAIMVVCAASSWFFYTVLARPQDILRDMPWE, from the coding sequence GTGAGATCAGCCCCCGTCGCAGCACCCCCCGCATCCCTCCGGCCCCGCACCGAACCCTCCCCCCTGGGCCGGCTGCTGCTGTTCGGGGCGCTCGTCGCGATCGGCCCGCTGACGATCGACATGTACCTCGCCGCCTTCCCGGCCGTCGTGGACGACCTGTCCACGACCGAGGCCACGGTGCAGCTGACCCTGACCGCGACCCTGGTCGGGCTCGCCACCGGCCAGCTCCTGATCGGGGCGTTGTCGGACTCCTTCGGCCGGCGCCGACCGTTGATCGCGTCGCTGATCCTCTACGTCCTGGTCTCGGCGGCGATCGCGGTCTCCTCCTCGATCGAGGTGCTGCTCCTGCTGCGCTTCGTGCAGGGCCTGGCCGGTGCGGCCGGGATGGTGCTGTCCCAGGCCATGGTCCGCGACCTCTACAGCGGCTCCCGGATGGCGACCTTCATCTCCCGGCTCTTCCTGGTGGTCGGCGTGGCCCCGATCCTCGCGCCGACGCTGGGCGCCCAGTTCCTGATCTTCGGCAGCTGGCGGACCATCTTCTGGGCGTTGGGAGCCTTCGGGCTGCTGCTGGCGGTGCTGGCGCTGGTCTTCGTCAAGGAGACCCTGTCCCCGGAGCGACGGCGCCACTTCGGTCCGCGGACCCTGTGGGCCAGCTACCGGGTGCTGCTCTCGGACCGACGCTACGTCGGCCTAGTCCTGACCGCGTGCACCGCGATGGGCTGCCTGTTCGCCTACATCTCCAGCGCGACCTTCGTCTTCCAGGGGCTGTACGGGATGACCACCCAGCAGTACGCCCTGGTCTTCGCCGCCGGCGCAGGAGCGCTGACCGTCACCAGCCAGGTCAACGGGTCTCTGGTGCGCACGGTGCACCCGGCCGCAGTGCTGCGGGTGGCGCTGCCCTCGATGCTGGCCATCGCCCTGGCCCTGCTCACCGCCGCGCTGGTGGACCTGGGCGTGTGGGCCATCGTCGGCGGCATTGTCCTTCTGATGGGCTCGGTGGGCTTCGTCATGCCGAACAGCCCGAGCATCGCGCTGGCCGACCACGGGGAGCGGGCCGGAGCGGCTGCCGCCCTGCTCGGGGCGGCGAACTTCGTCTTCGGTGCGCTCATCTCCCCGGTCAGCGGGCTGTTCGGGGTCCACTCGGCGGTGCCGATGGCGGCCATCATGGTCGTCTGCGCCGCGTCGTCGTGGTTCTTCTACACAGTGCTGGCCCGCCCGCAGGACATCCTGCGGGACATGCCCTGGGAGTGA
- a CDS encoding DUF3817 domain-containing protein translates to MDALLDIPAAGAGRLGRQAVPPRQPRPRLRCPGLAEMVTWAALQAAMAGVYLLERPRLMIRVSGVVHGFVFLAHALVTALVAVDQRPRMPCGMCGCCY, encoded by the coding sequence GTGGATGCCCTCCTGGATATTCCGGCAGCGGGCGCGGGTAGGTTGGGCCGCCAGGCCGTCCCTCCTCGCCAGCCCCGCCCGCGTCTTCGGTGTCCTGGCCTGGCCGAGATGGTCACCTGGGCCGCGTTGCAGGCCGCGATGGCTGGTGTCTACCTGCTGGAGCGCCCACGGCTGATGATCCGCGTCTCCGGCGTCGTGCACGGATTCGTCTTCCTGGCCCACGCCCTGGTCACGGCGCTGGTCGCGGTGGACCAGCGGCCTCGAATGCCTTGCGGCATGTGCGGATGCTGCTACTAA
- a CDS encoding type II toxin-antitoxin system PemK/MazF family toxin, producing the protein MLRGEVLLVDLDPVRGSEANKRRPAVLVSNDRANTMAQRLGRGVVTLVPVTSNVERVFPFQVLLPADETGLRVDSKAQAEQVRSVAVERVGSAVGRVPPRLMAAVDEAVRIHLQL; encoded by the coding sequence ATGCTGCGCGGTGAGGTCCTTCTCGTCGATCTGGATCCAGTGCGCGGTAGCGAGGCCAACAAGCGGCGCCCCGCGGTGCTCGTCAGCAATGATCGGGCGAACACCATGGCTCAACGACTCGGTCGTGGAGTAGTCACCCTCGTGCCCGTCACCAGCAACGTGGAGCGCGTCTTCCCGTTCCAGGTGTTGCTGCCAGCTGACGAGACAGGACTGCGGGTGGACTCCAAGGCCCAGGCGGAGCAGGTGCGCTCGGTCGCAGTCGAGAGGGTCGGTTCTGCAGTAGGCCGGGTGCCGCCCCGCCTCATGGCTGCGGTTGACGAAGCGGTGCGAATCCATCTGCAGCTATGA
- a CDS encoding IS110 family transposase yields the protein MSNRSGVSRGDRNRNARLARLRAAVPVSNAIVGIDLAERKQMVVVCDHDSRVLARRTFRCKAWDLGAALDWAAGHAARRGFSGVTVSCEPTGHRWRILGQLATDRGMGFVCVQPTISSWARKSEDLTFDKTDDKDAVLIARLVGQLRCYLPEPVDETWGRLRHLGTRRAQLLEEHVACVQQLRDLLECVWPAVLTAAAQPFKSTTWVAALTVILRRDGGDLDRTRRLGAARFERLVRTEMVRRGKVRPCLRIVRKVYAALADRAGVLDHRAGALERAEWVLSDWDTARAQQVDVEIRMVTVLDQLDLTGLVTTIPGLSAVGAAAILAETGDLSRFTSARAVVKHAGLAPRERMSGTFTGKARLTGAGRPGLRTAAWRAVWGCLQTNKVYAARYRHLTTRETNKLKATQAQTIIAAAILRQLHAVVVHRQAWDPALAAGTTKTQGPLVAA from the coding sequence ATGTCTAACCGTAGTGGTGTCTCGCGTGGTGACCGGAACAGGAACGCCCGGCTGGCCCGGCTGCGTGCAGCGGTCCCGGTAAGCAATGCAATCGTTGGCATCGACCTGGCCGAGCGCAAGCAGATGGTTGTGGTGTGCGACCACGACTCCCGGGTCCTGGCCCGGCGCACCTTTCGGTGCAAGGCCTGGGACCTGGGGGCGGCGTTGGACTGGGCCGCCGGCCACGCTGCCCGGCGCGGCTTCAGTGGGGTGACTGTGTCGTGCGAGCCGACCGGGCACCGGTGGCGGATCCTGGGCCAGCTCGCCACCGACCGGGGCATGGGCTTTGTGTGCGTGCAGCCGACGATCTCTTCGTGGGCGCGCAAGTCTGAGGATCTGACGTTCGACAAGACCGACGACAAGGACGCCGTCCTGATCGCCCGGCTGGTCGGACAGCTGCGCTGCTACCTTCCCGAGCCGGTCGATGAGACCTGGGGCCGGTTGCGTCACCTGGGCACCCGCCGCGCCCAGCTGCTCGAGGAGCACGTCGCGTGCGTGCAGCAGCTGCGTGACCTGCTCGAGTGCGTCTGGCCCGCGGTCCTGACCGCGGCCGCGCAACCGTTCAAGTCCACCACCTGGGTCGCCGCACTGACCGTCATCCTGCGCCGCGACGGCGGCGACCTGGACCGGACCCGTCGCCTGGGCGCGGCCCGGTTCGAGCGTCTTGTCCGGACCGAGATGGTTCGTCGTGGGAAGGTGCGCCCGTGCCTGCGGATCGTGCGGAAGGTGTACGCCGCCCTGGCCGACCGTGCCGGTGTCCTGGACCACCGGGCCGGGGCGCTGGAACGCGCGGAGTGGGTGCTGAGTGACTGGGACACGGCCCGGGCCCAGCAGGTCGACGTGGAGATTCGCATGGTCACCGTCCTGGACCAGCTAGACCTGACCGGCCTGGTCACCACCATCCCCGGCCTGTCCGCGGTCGGCGCCGCGGCGATCCTGGCCGAGACCGGGGACCTGTCCAGGTTCACCTCCGCCCGGGCCGTGGTCAAGCACGCCGGCCTGGCCCCGCGGGAGCGGATGTCGGGGACGTTCACCGGCAAGGCGAGGCTGACCGGCGCCGGACGACCTGGCCTGCGGACCGCGGCGTGGCGGGCGGTGTGGGGGTGCCTGCAGACGAACAAGGTCTACGCCGCCCGGTACCGGCACCTGACCACCCGGGAGACGAACAAGCTGAAGGCGACGCAGGCGCAGACCATCATCGCCGCGGCGATCCTGCGCCAGCTGCACGCCGTCGTCGTCCACCGCCAGGCCTGGGACCCCGCCCTGGCCGCCGGCACCACCAAGACCCAGGGGCCGCTCGTGGCGGCCTGA
- a CDS encoding IS110 family transposase, with protein sequence MTIEVMTGDESVVGGGRFSTDTDGYARLLAYARAWPQRQWAVEGCAGIGKHVADRLVADGEDVVDVPAKMSARVRVFTTGQGRKTDATDAHSIALVGVRMSGLRPVVDDEQLELLRMCVDRRASLGREHTRKVSQLHKLLLELIPGGAKRSLSAAQAKELLRKVRPATAAGKVRKAHAAELAADLATIYARSKAADKELKALVKATGTGLLDRHGIGPSGAARLLAEVADVTRFPDRNHFASWNGSAPIDASSGDHTRHRLSRKGNRQINRVLHIMAVVQLRNATEGRAYYDRKKAAGKTSMEAMRCLKRRLSDLVYKALLDDLAGHATTGPGGHLGDDSDSSATGSQPATGSSDKPLPGPAMSKPTTTLPAAC encoded by the coding sequence GTGACGATCGAGGTGATGACCGGCGATGAGTCGGTCGTCGGCGGGGGTCGGTTCAGCACCGACACTGACGGATACGCCCGGCTGCTGGCGTACGCCCGGGCGTGGCCGCAGCGGCAGTGGGCGGTCGAAGGCTGCGCGGGTATCGGCAAGCACGTCGCCGACCGGCTCGTCGCTGACGGTGAGGACGTGGTCGACGTGCCGGCGAAGATGTCGGCCCGGGTGCGGGTCTTTACCACCGGGCAGGGTCGCAAGACCGACGCCACCGACGCGCACTCCATCGCCCTGGTCGGGGTCCGCATGTCCGGGCTGCGCCCGGTCGTCGACGATGAGCAGCTGGAGCTGCTGCGGATGTGCGTGGACCGGCGTGCCTCGCTGGGCCGCGAACACACCCGCAAGGTCTCCCAGCTGCACAAACTCCTGCTCGAGCTCATCCCTGGCGGGGCCAAGCGATCCCTGTCCGCGGCCCAGGCCAAGGAGCTGCTGCGCAAGGTCCGCCCGGCCACGGCTGCGGGCAAGGTGCGTAAGGCCCACGCCGCCGAGCTTGCGGCCGACCTGGCCACGATCTATGCCCGCAGCAAGGCCGCGGACAAGGAGCTGAAGGCGCTGGTCAAAGCGACAGGCACCGGTCTGCTCGATCGGCACGGCATCGGCCCCTCCGGCGCCGCTCGGCTGCTCGCCGAGGTTGCCGACGTCACCCGGTTCCCCGACCGCAACCACTTCGCGTCCTGGAACGGCAGCGCCCCGATCGATGCCTCCTCCGGGGACCACACCCGCCACCGCCTCTCCCGCAAGGGCAACCGGCAGATCAACCGGGTCCTGCACATCATGGCCGTCGTCCAGCTGCGCAACGCCACCGAGGGACGCGCCTACTACGACCGGAAGAAGGCCGCCGGGAAGACCTCGATGGAAGCGATGCGCTGCCTCAAACGAAGACTGTCCGACCTGGTGTACAAGGCACTCCTGGACGACCTCGCCGGACACGCGACGACGGGCCCGGGAGGGCACCTGGGTGACGACTCTGACTCCAGCGCGACCGGCTCACAACCCGCTACCGGCTCTTCGGACAAGCCACTTCCCGGACCCGCCATGAGTAAGCCTACGACCACCCTCCCAGCGGCCTGTTGA